The sequence cttcctccaggaagtcttcccagaTCTCCCCAGGTTGGAGGATTTTTCCTGGCTCACCTTGGACTCAAATGTGTTTCCGTCAAATCAACCCCCACGTGTTTAGGAGGTGGATGCCTAGCGGTGTGGCGGGCTGGGACTCACACACGCCTGGTGCTCCACTCACTAGATACGTGAGTTCCAGCAGGCCCCCCCACCCTTGTCCATCTGTGACGTGGGCATCCTGACAGTAGCCCGCTCATGCTGGGCGAGTGTTGTGTCCCGGGTACTCCATGTTCATCTCTTTAAATTCCAACCACAACAACCGTGAAGTCGGTCTTGTCATTATTGTAAGTTTTATTTTCACCTCCACCTCCCAGGTGAGGAAACACAgtcacagagaggtgaagtaacttgcccaaggtcacccgtAGGctaaatggtagagctgggattcgaactcaTGCAGCCTGCCTCCAGAGTCTGGGCTTGTAACTCCTGGGACATACTGCCTCTCGAGCTTCTCATGATGATCTGAATAAAGACATCATCGCAGCTCCCTGGGGGAGCCGGTCCCAGGCCCCAGAGGGAGAGCGCAGGAAACCAGGTCATGGGGGGCCGGGGCCTGGTGGGTGCTCAGTCAGTGATATCTCTTATCAGGATTGCTCTGCATGCGGAGCAGGAGGTGGCTGTCTCCCCCACCCTGGGATGCTGGGGACCTTGCCCAATTTTTCCCAGGTCTGTTGACCATGGAAGGGTGGGGCGGTGGTagggaagcaggaaggagagagatgagagggaAACTTCTCTTTGACATCATTTTCCAGGGAGCCGGGTTCTAAGGTCTGAAGCTGCGAGAAGGGTTTACAGGGACCCTGTCCGCAGCACCCCTGCCCAGGAAGAGGCTGGAGGGGCATCTATGAGGAGAGCCCGAGGGGGCCTCCCAGAGTTCCGACCAGTAGGGGGACCATGAGGAGCAGGGCCGTGACGTGGGGCGCCTGGGGACGGGCGGTGGCCGACGCGGAGGTGAAGGACTGGGTCACAGAGTCCGTGTTGCAGAGGCTGCCCTCGCAGCAGGAGCCCTGGAGGTCAATGTTGGTCCAGGGGCTGGTGGTGCCCATGACGGTGCAGGAGGGCCGGTGGCAGGTTCTGATGTACACAGGCACTGAGAGATTGCCTGGGGGTGGGCGCAATGAGGAGGGGTCAAGACCGAGGGAGGAGGCCGCGTCTGAACCCCCACCTCAGAGGCCAGGGGCACCTCTGGGTCCTTGGACGGACTTCTAGTCTCCCTCCTTAGACTGgggccctgcctcctctctcagccTAGAGCCAACCTCCTCCCTCAGACCGGGACCATGTCTCCCCGTCAGGCCTGCCTGGTGCCTCTACCCTCAGGCCTGCCCTACCTCCACTCCCCTTGCCCAAGCCCtgcccccctcccagcccctcaccGACGGTCATTTGGCCATTGCCCTGGAAGCAGACGCTTTGGTCTTGGTGACACTGGACCCGTCGGGACTTTTCCGGAGTGCAGTCCGCCGGGTGGATCCCCACGCAGGCATAGCACTCGGTGCCGCTGAGCGTCGGCGGATTGGGTGCTGGCAAGAGAGAGTAGACGCACAGTCAGGTAGTGGTTCCCAGGTACGGTTGTGCGGATTGCTCACCGCACCAGGGCGTCCGCCCGGCCcgatgcggggggggggggggggggggggaggggggcgggctGCAATCCTGGCCGCCGGGAGGAGGCGCCCAGCGGAGGCcacgcccctccccaccctgccggGGCAGCCCCGGcagagcccctcccagcccctcacctTCGCACGCGTGGCCCGTCCCCCCCGGCACACCTGGGCTCAGGTTGGGGATGGCGTCATGGTTCAGCAAGTCGGAGTTGCACAAGTCGGTCGCGCAGCCGCGCACCACCGAGTAGTCGGGCGGCAGCGCGTGGTGGTTGGACTGCATCTGGCCCGTGGACGGGCCTGTCCAGCAGCCCTTGTGTACCAGGGTCACTGAGGCGCGATACCCTGCgggcgggagggggtggggtcTGTGCGCCGCCTCCTGgcagccttctctctcctctccctcttgccTCGCCTCTCCACCTCCAgtctccagcctctccctcctccgcTTTTCTGCCTCCCTCACGtgcttctccctcctgcccttccgtttcctccctctttcccttccagACTCCActtgcccctccccacctcccctcaccccttctcctcccctctcctcatcACCACCCCTGTCGTCGGTccgctcttccctccctcccctcttcctcctttctgcccTTCTCCCACCTCCGCTCCCTGGCTTCCCATTgtctccccttccctctggtccctcccctcatcccccctttctttctctcccttctccgcccttcctccacctccccatCTCTGACCTTATCCTTCCCCTCCGCTTCTACCCAATTGCCCCTCTAAGCTCTTGGCTccccccaccacctccctctCTAGTCTCTCCCCCActcctttctcttccatcctTCTGCCCTCACCAGTGTCCAGGGACAGGACCGCCTCAGAGCATCCGTGGAGACAGGAGACGTTGAGGAATTTCCTGCCACTGAGGTCAAAGGGCCCGAAGTAGATGTGTTGAAAGCTGTGGCATTGCAGGGCTTGGGTTGCTGAGGagaggagcaggggtggggtgaGACGAGCAGGCCAGGGATGAGCCTGTTCCAGGGACGTGGGGCTCCACCCTGCAAATGCCGGCGGGCCGCACGGGCAGGGCTCTTCGGCTCTGAGGGGAGACAGGCCTCGCTGCCTTGAGGGAACCAGGCTTTGCTGCTGCGGCCTGTCATGGCTGGGTCTACCTCGAGGCAAAGTCATGACCTCTCTGCACCCACCAGTCCAGTTTTACCCCCCGAGGCTGCTCCCGATCTCcaccctcttccaggaagccctctaaGATTTTGATGAAGGAGGACGTGATTCACTCTTGCTCTGCCCGTCCCTCTTGCCAACTAATCTCATGACATTCAGTTGCACTAACAGGCCACTGATGGAAAACAAACACTCCAAACAGGCGGCGAGATGCGCAGGGTtgtatacaaatacacacacacagccggCCCCAACAGGAAACACACAAGACACTTAAACACCGACCTAAACACGAAATAACAGAATTGACACACGCTCGTGCGAATCTCACAAATATACACAGAATATCCTGAATGCGTCCACGCAGAGTTCTGCATTCACACACAAAACAAGTTGCAGCCAGACCCTCCACTAGAAACCCCCCAAACCACGGCACACATCGCATGCATGCAAAATCATACTTACAGACAGGAAAACGTGTGGTTACGGAAACAATAGCAATGCACACAGAGATCCAGGAACACGGGCCTTCCCacccagagagagacagataaaGACCCAAGAATcagagacatgcaaagaaaatgagagaCCACAATTATGCAGAGTTAGAGATGCACGAAAAAGAGACCCACAAAAACATACAACTTAAAGtcatagagccagccctggtggcctagtggttaaagtttggcgcttcGGCGGCCCTGGTTCGGTTTCTGGTCGCGGAACCACACCATccctctgtcagttgccatgctgtgacagcgggtcacatagaagaactagaatgacttacaaccagggCGTACAATCacgtaccagggctttggggaggaaaaaaaagacaaaggttggcaacagatgttagctcagggtgaatctttccctgcaaagaattaaaaaatagaaaataaataaataaaatcataggtACAAGACACATAGAGACAGATATTAAAATACCCAAACACATATACCCAGAGATAAATGCAGGCCTACCGATCACAGAGATGCACAAACACAAAGAGAGCCACGGAGATGCAAAATTATACCCACATCTCTTTTACATAGAGAGTGAAGCTCAGAGATAAACAGACCCATACAGCATTTGTTCAAACACCCAGACATGGCAATCTGGCACAGAGAAACGCAGACAAGCACAGAGACCACAGGACGTGGTGACATATGGACACACACAGAAATCAAACTCTCTTCTGTGGATGAGCAGACACACAAGAGGTCTGTGTGTGCAGGCGGGGCCTCCTCCCCACCACTCTAACTGCCTGTCTTTGTAGCCCCTGCAGTCCTGATGGGAGTATGGCCCTGTCCTTGCCCAAACTGGGGACAAGGGTAGCCTGAGGATGAAGCCGTGGTTCCCTGCCAGTTCTGGAAAGAGCCCCCACCGTTCCCCACAAGTACCCATGCGTGGGGGCGCggtcagggaggaggagagaggctggggtgTTGGAAAGAGAGATGCTGGCTGACAGGCAAGcacagaggaggggaagagaaatggGGGGACACAGTCCTACCTCTCCTCACCAAGACCCAGGGGTctaggcccccagcccctcctccctcagacccaggggtctgggcccccaggccctcctccctgAGACCCAGGGGtccgggcccccagcccctcctccctcagacccagaggtccattccccagcccctcctccctcagacccaggagtccaggcccccagtcCCTAccccctcagacccaggggtccaggcccccagtccctcctccctcagacccaggggtccggGCCCCCAGTCCCtgctccctcagacccaggggtctgGGCCCCCAGTCCTTCCTCCCTCAGACACAGgtgtccaggcccccagcccctcctccctcagacacaggggtccaggcccccagcccttcTTACCATTGGACTCAGAAGTCTGGGTACCTGTCAGGCAGAGCACAGCCCCAAAGAGGCCGAGCAGGGTGGCTCTGGGGACTCCCATGGCCAGGTCGTGGAGCTCCGGGAGACACCGAGGACAGCTCCTCCTGCTCTGCTTTCTGCTTGGCTGGTTCTCCCTGCTGAGCCCCAGGCATCCCGGCAACCCAGCCTGGCCAGGATTCCTCCACCCCTGCCTGCCCTTGCTTGGACTCGACTCCTCCTAGGTAATCATGATGGGCCGTGGTGAGCCCTGGGTCTGAGGAAGGAGGGCActgggggcctgggctcctggatCTGAGGGAGGAGGAACCAGGGGCCTGTAACCCTTAATTTTGGGGGACATTGTGTTTTGCAGGCTGTCTTTCGACCCCAACCCCCGCAATGTGTTCTAGTCCAAGGCTGGCACACATGgtctcttgatttctcttctctcccaccaccccaACGTATACCACCCTACACTCAGACACGCAGCCTCCAACCCTGGGGCCACGTCTCCAGCCCCAGGGATGCAGACAACGCCTCCacaaagccttctctgacccccaTCGCTCCCACTTTCCCACCCACCTCAGCCTCAAGCACCTCCCTGTCTCCCAGCCCTCCTCACCTGGGTTGGGCTGGTGTCTATCTCCCGCATCACAGGCCTCAGGGGATGTTTGCGAtgttgtatgaatgaatgaatcaatggacGTACAAacagacagagaggcagagagagagagagaaacagagtgacagagagagagagtgacaggGAGACAGGGACCCCCAGGGGGCAGTTACATGTGGGATacagaaagacagacacaccAGTGTGGACAGATGTCACTGTAGACACACAGACCAGCCCAGCCATGAAGAGGGACACCCCGACGAACAGGACACGCCCACagaaggcatttaataaatgtttattagattattaaatgaatgaattaaaaaccaTTGGAGGAGATAGAGACACAGGCagacaaccagagggacccattGTCCCCTGAGGACACAGACAGACCCATGTTGGCACTCAGACACTGGGCAGATGCGGTCATCCAGACGGATGCCCCTGTGGGCAGTTGGAGCTGGACAGAGACCCTAGGTCAGCCACTCCTGACCTGCCTCTTGGAGGAGCCCCCTGCTGGGATCACACCTGCTCACCGTGCCGAGCAGGGTGGGCACCAGGCGGTGCAGAGACCTAGACTCTCGCACCCACAGAGGGATGGGACAGGGTTGACACAATGGCGGTGACCAGGATGACCTTAACGGTCCCCTGAGCTTGACTGAATTTTACACAGATTACTTCTTGGCGAtacccaccccccctcccccccccgcccccacccctttTACTCAGAGCATTTCCTTTAGAAAACTTGTCACTGCAAATTCTTTCTCGGTCCCTTTGAAATGTGGGGAAATCTCCCCGCCTCTAGCCGGTTTTACAACCTGGGAATGTTTTCCTCCAGGACTTGGAGGCCCTGCCTTTGAAATGTCATTATCAAGGAAGATAGCGCCCCAACTCTAGGCTCGGGTggggggggagagggaggcacccAGCTTGAATGAGCgacaattagcaaacacagatggcctgatcacagagaaaaaacatttgcaGACTCAGGAATAACTCAGTGTGCTGCACGCGTCCCGTGGCCtggcctccttcctctcctcctccagcacttTTCCACTAGCCCATCTGGTGATTAAAATCCTCCTGCCTTTCGTTTCGCTGGAGTTGGGTTCAGTCTCTCTCCCCAGCCGCCATAGTCTCCGATAAAGCCTCCCGTGCCTGTTTAACTCTGGTGCCTTTTTCTTTGACAGCAGACACCCAGGCGCTGTGGACACTCACTGGCAGAGCCTCCCTTACCCTCTTCTTGCCAAATCCCGGCCCCTCCCGTCAGGCCTCGCTTCCCCGAACCTGTTTTGCATCCCAATTATTCTTCCTGCTTCTCCTGTTCCCGTCCCAGGCTCTCTTTTTGGAGCTGGTCACGCAGGGGCAGGGTGGAGCTAAAGGCCCCTGCAGGGTGGAGACTGGCTACGGAAGGAGCCGGGTTTTCTGCAGCCCCTAGGAAGGTGGAGGCCTTGGAAGTGTTCACAGTGGTTCACCGTTTCAGAGACTGAGGCATGAAGAGTGTGCAGCCCAGTCTGTGtggtgagtgtgagagtgtgtgtgtgagagtatgTGTAAGTGGCTGGGGGAGTCTGTGTGGTTTTGACTCTGGTAACCTTCAGGTACCTTTGGGGGCTGTGAGTTATCAGGTAGGGAGCCCCCCATTGCAGGACGTAATCAAGTGGAGACCCAGTGACCTAGGTGGAGAGATTTTGGCACAGTTGTTGCATCCACAGAGGGCCGTACAACATGAACTCTAAGCTCCCTGTGAATCCACAGATTCTTTTTTTggtaatcactttttttttttccctgggaaagatttgccccgagctaacatctgttgccagtctttctctctctctctctctttttttccttttcccttctcttccccaaagcaccagtacatagttgtatattctggttgtaagtccttctagtttttccatgtgagccgctgccacagcatggctcctggcaaacaggtggtgtggttccacgctggggaaccaaacccaggccgccaaagtggagggtgccaaacttcaaccactaggccatcagggctggctcaataaTCACTCTTTAATGATTAATTATTTAAGGGTTGGGGGGAAATGAGGATGTTTTGTGGTAGCCATTAGggtgctatttttaaaatgttttactgtagaaattttttttttttgaagattggcacctgaggtaacaactgttgccaatcttttttttttttttcctactttatcttcccaaaccccccgtacatagttgtatatcttagctgcaggtccttctagttgtgggatatgggacgccgcctcaacatggcctgacgagcggtgccatgtccgcgccggggatccgaaccctgggccgccgcagcggaacatgggaacttaaccagtGGGCCACGAAGCCAGCCCCACTgtagaaattttcaaacaaacGCAGAGAGAAGAGGATGCCGCATCACCTGGACTCGACACTTTCTAACCTGTCACTGATCTGTCATTCTTCCCCCACTTTGATGCTTGGAAGGGCAATAATTGGATTCTTGCattattttgttcaaaatatCAATTTCACTTAAAACACCATTTAAAAGTAGgtgattctcaaagtgtagcTTTGGCTTATGTTCTAAGATGCAAATCTCTGTGAATATCTCAAACAGTTTCTAAGAGGTGTCACCCATTTAGTGCTATGTTGCCATCAGATCCGCTTTCTCTTT comes from Equus asinus isolate D_3611 breed Donkey chromosome 26, EquAss-T2T_v2, whole genome shotgun sequence and encodes:
- the LYPD5 gene encoding ly6/PLAUR domain-containing protein 5 isoform X1 — its product is MGVPRATLLGLFGAVLCLTGTQTSESNATQALQCHSFQHIYFGPFDLSGRKFLNVSCLHGCSEAVLSLDTGYRASVTLVHKGCWTGPSTGQMQSNHHALPPDYSVVRGCATDLCNSDLLNHDAIPNLSPGVPGGTGHACEAPNPPTLSGTECYACVGIHPADCTPEKSRRVQCHQDQSVCFQGNGQMTVGNLSVPVYIRTCHRPSCTVMGTTSPWTNIDLQGSCCEGSLCNTDSVTQSFTSASATARPQAPHVTALLLMVPLLVGTLGGPLGLSS
- the LYPD5 gene encoding ly6/PLAUR domain-containing protein 5 isoform X2, with translation MGVPRATLLGLFGAVLCLTGTQTSESNATQALQCHSFQHIYFGPFDLSGRKFLNVSCLHGCSEAVLSLDTGYRASVTLVHKGCWTGPSTGQMQSNHHALPPDYSVVRGCATDLCNSDLLNHDAIPNLSPAPNPPTLSGTECYACVGIHPADCTPEKSRRVQCHQDQSVCFQGNGQMTVGNLSVPVYIRTCHRPSCTVMGTTSPWTNIDLQGSCCEGSLCNTDSVTQSFTSASATARPQAPHVTALLLMVPLLVGTLGGPLGLSS